In one window of Brassica rapa cultivar Chiifu-401-42 chromosome A07, CAAS_Brap_v3.01, whole genome shotgun sequence DNA:
- the LOC103830045 gene encoding copper transport protein CCH, producing MSQTVVLKVGMSCQGCVGAVNRVLGKMEGVESFDIDIKEQRVTVKGNVEPEAVFQTVSKTGKKTSYWPLEAEAEPKGEAEPKAEAEPKAEAVTETKTEAETKIEAKVDAKADVEPKLAEAETKPSEV from the exons ATGTCTCAG ACTGTGGTCCTCAAAGTAGGTATGTCATGCCAAGGCTGCGTTGGCGCCGTCAATAGAGTCTTGGGCAAAATGGAAG GGGTTGAGTCATTTGACATTGATATAAAGGAGCAAAGGGTGACAGTGAAAGGTAATGTGGAGCCTGAAGCAGTTTTTCAAACAGTTTCAAAGACTGGCAAGAAGACTTCTTATTGGCCACTGGAGGCTGAGGCTGAGCCTAAAGGTGAGGCCGAACCTAAAGCTGAGGCCGAGCCTAAGGCTGAGGCCGTGACTGAGACTAAAACCGAGGCTGAGACTAAGATTGAGGCTAAGGTTGATGCAAAGGCTGATGTTGAACCAAAACTCGCAGAAGCTGAGACTAAGCCATCAGAAGTTTAA
- the LOC103830043 gene encoding putative BTB/POZ domain-containing protein At2g40440, which translates to MADQQRNMDLFHDGLAKIFKEQWHPDVLCLAGEDDHEDPIPANKVILGARSDELRELFDGDGKEIETVILYGMNHEALEVFIEFMYVGNSIQYSEKLKKHARSLYFAANLYSIPLLRDLCRCQLMSSLNIGNALDILEISKDDPREKTLHDEARCYVIRHMKEIAFTREFNLFVKRNTSLTVELIRVLAIRGDRTYPKR; encoded by the exons ATGGCCGATCAGCAAAGAAACATGGATCTTTTCCATGATGGTCTAGCGAAGATCTTTAAAGAACAATGGCACCCCGATGTACTGTGTTTAGCTGGCGAGGATGATCACGAAGATCCTATCCCCGCCAATAAAGTTATTTTG GGAGCAAGATCAGACGAACTCAGAGAGCTTTTTGATGGTGATGGTAAAGAGATTGAGACGGTCATTCTCTACGGAATGAACCATGAAGCGCTAGAGGTTTTTATCGAGTTCATGTACGTTGGAAATTCCATACAGTACTCCGAGAAGTTGAAGAAGCATGCAAGGTCGTTATACTTTGCAGCTAATTTGTACAGCATCCCCTTATTACGAGATCTATGTAGGTGCCAACTTATGTCTTCACTTAACATTGGGAATGCTCTTGATATTTTGGAAATCTCGAAAGACGATCCTCGTGAGAAAACCCTCCACGATGAAGCTCGGTGTTATGTCATACGTCACATGAAGGAGATTGCTTTTACTAGAGAGTTTAATTTGTTCGTGAAGAGAAACACAAGTTTAACCGTGGAGCTAATTAGGGTTCTTGCAATAAGAGGGGATAGAACATACCCCAAAAGATAA
- the LOC103830041 gene encoding uncharacterized protein LOC103830041 codes for MVSREYKRDSSLREKFQLLRSITNSNAESETSIIVDASKYIKKLKQKVEKINNETTSEKYFCDPTGHMVTVETLEKGFMIKVMSGKNEAGLLVCVLEAFEDLGLEVVEARVSCMDSFSLHAIGSSNNDDCESMDGESVKQAVAVAIRTWSDSHDPKG; via the exons ATGGTTTCGAGGGAATACAAGAGAGATTCCTCTCTTCGTGAAAAGTTTCAATTGCTTCGTTCAATCACTAACTCTAATGCT GAAAGTGAAACCTCGATCATAGTGGAtgcatcaaaatatataaaaaagctTAAGCAGAAAGTTGAAAAAATCAACAATGAGACCACGTCTGAGAAATATTTCTGTGATCCTACCGGTCACATG GTTACAGTGGAAACCCTAGAGAAGGGATTCATGATAAAAGTAATGTCAGGGAAGAATGAGGCAGGCTTGTTGGTTTGTGTTCTTGAAGCCTTTGAAGATCTTGGACTTGAGGTTGTTGAAGCTAGGGTTTCATGTATGGACTCATTTAGCTTGCATGCCATTGGTTCATCAAAT AATGATGATTGTGAAAGCATGGATGGCGAATCAGTGAAACAGGCAGTTGCAGTGGCAATCAGGACCTGGAGTGATAGCCATGATCCAAAAGGGTAA
- the LOC103830042 gene encoding putative BTB/POZ domain-containing protein At2g40440, which produces MTTQTNLEVFAHGLVKVFKEQWGVDVWLKPGHNNDGDELIAAHKIILAARSKVFATMFESDKIKNWTVHETITLSDLKREELEVFVEFCYAGECMPSEKLKKHAMSLYRAAEKYEIPYLRDLCRNHIMSSINASNAVEILELSRLPFDKTLCEFANNYIDFHSSMIFPLGRFRT; this is translated from the exons ATGACAACGCAAACAAACTTAGAAGTTTTCGCCCATGGACTAGTGAAAGTTTTCAAAGAACAATGGGGAGTCGATGTATGGCTCAAGCCCGGCCACAACAATGATGGTGACGAACTCATCGCTGCCCACAAAATTATTCTG GCAGCAAGATCAAAGGTGTTTGCGACCATGTTTGAATCTGACAAAATAAAGAACTGGACTGTTCACGAGACAATAACTCTCTCCGATCTTAAACGTGAAGAGTTAGAGGTTTTTGTCGAGTTTTGTTACGCTGGAGAGTGCATGCCTTCCGAGAAGCTGAAGAAACATGCAATGTCCCTGTACCGTGCTGCTGAAAAATACGAGATTCCTTATTTACGGGATCTATGTAGAAACCATATTATGTCATCTATAAACGCTTCAAACGCTGTTGAAATTCTAGAGCTCTCAAGACTACCTTTCGACAAAACCCTCTGCGAATTTGCTAACAATTATATCGACTTTCACTCGAGTATGATTTTCCCTTTAGGTAGGTTTAGAACTTAA